Within the Candidatus Dependentiae bacterium genome, the region ACGTAATGGCGTATTAGCGTCAAAAAGAGAAGTGGTTGCACCCTACTCAAACTTAAAGTATGAAATAGCTCAAATTCTCAAAGCTGAGGGTTTTGTTCGTGATGCTTTAGTACAAGAAGGTGACGATAGCCACAAACAGATTAAACTATCACTTAAATATGTTGATGGTGAATCTGCTATTCATGAAATTAAACGTATAAGTACTCCTGGACGTCGAAATTATAAAGGCGTCGCCAGTGTTAATCCGGTAATTGGTGGTCTTGGTATTACCATATTAACTACCAATCGTGGAGTAATAACAAATAAAAAGGCTCGCCAACTTTCAGTAGGTGGTGAAGTTCTTTGTACGGTCTGGTAAGGTACTGCTATGTCAAAAATCGGTAGAAAACCTATAGATATAGGTGGCGCACAGATAGAAGTTAAAGGTAATGAAGTTCATTACAAAGGCAAAAAAGCGTCCGGTGTTTATGTAATACCCTCTCTTTTAGCTATAGAACTAAATGGTAAAGAACTTAGTTTAGTGCCTCAGCAACAAACAAGCGATACTAATAGAGTATGGGGTTTGCATCGTGCATTACTGGCTAATAAAATTACCGGTGCTGATGTAGGCTTTGAAAAACAAGTACGTATAGTGGGGCTTGGTTATAAAGCATTACTTACGGGAACAAACATACAATTTGCTCTTGGTTTCAGTCATAAAATCGATTTTCCTTTACCACAAAATATTACCGTGGAAATCGATAAAAGCGGCCAATTGATGACATTTAGATCTTCTGATAAAGATCTTTTAGGTCAAGTATGTAGTGATGTTCGCTCGTTACGTCCACCAGAACCGTATAAAGGTACTGGTATTCAATACGTTGGTGAAGTAATTAGACGTAAAGCTGGAAAAGCTAAATCATAATAGATGTGGAGCTAACACGTGTCTGTAGAAAAAAATATAGCTGCACGTACACAAAGAAGAGCACAACGTGTACGTCAACGCTTGAAAAATGGGGAATCTCCTCGTGTTTCAGTGTTTAGAAGCTTAACTAATATTTATGCTCAAATTATTGATGATAAACAACACAAAACCCTTGTAAGCTGTTCATCGTTAGAACTTAAAGATCTAACAGGTGATAAGCAAGCAGTAGCGCGTGCAGTTGGTTTAGAACTTGCACAGCGTGCTTTAAAAAATGGTGTAACAACCGTTGTGTTTGACCGTGGTCCCTTTTTATACCATGGCAGAGTAAAAGCGCTTGCTGAAGGTTTGCGTGAAGGTGGATTACACATATAATGTTGTCGTAGGAACATAGAATGGCAGAAACAAAAGAATTCGTAGATAAAGTAGTAAGCGTAAATCGCGTTACTAAAGTTACTAAAGGTGGAAAAAGATTTTCTTTTTCAGCTTTTGTAGTTTCAGGTGATCAGCATGGGCGCGTAGGTATCGGACTTGGAAAAAGTCGTGAAGTATCGACCGCAATTGCTAAAGCTACTGCTTTAGCTCGTAAAAAAATGATTACTATAGCATTACGTGGTACAACTATACCTTATAACGTTGCTGGTAAACACGGATCTACACGAGTAGTTATCAACTCAGCCTACAAGGGCACAGGGTTAATAGCTGGTGGTGCAATGCGTGCATTACTTGAAGCAGTTGGTGTAAAAGATGTTCTTGCTAAATGCATAGGCACATCACGTTGTGGTCAAAACGTAGTAAAAGCAACGCTTAATGCTCTGTCTAAGTGCAGATCAGCAGAACGCATTGCTCAGCTTCGTGGTAAAACAATTGAGCAAGTAGTGAAAGGTGATGATTATGTCAATGCTGAGTAACTTAGTCTCAATAGTTAAAAAACGTAAAACGATAGGTCGCGGCGGTAGTCGTGGTGGCACTTCAGGTAAAGGTAATAAAGGTCAAAAAGCTCGCTCAGGCGCGCATATTGGCGTACTTTTTGAAGGTGGCCAAATGCCACTAACTAGAAGATTACCAAAACGTGGATTTACAAATGCTCCATTTAAAATAACTTATGAAATTGTCAATCTTGTACAATTAAATACTATATTTGATAATGGTGCAATTGTTACCAAAGAAGCTCTTATTGAAAAAGGTGTTATAAAAGCTGGTAAAAAAGCTTTAGTTAAGGTACTTGGTAATGGTGCTCTTGACAAGAATCTTATTGTGCATGCTCATGCTTTCAGCAAAACTGCAGCACAAACAATATCAGATAAAGGCGGAGAAGTTCACGTAATAAAGGAGAAGTAAGTTGTGGTTTTGCTCAAAAATTTCGGAAATATATTTAAAATTCCGGAGCTCACTCGTAAGCTGTTGTTCTCTCTCGGTGTCTTAGTAGTATCCAGAATTGGGACGTTTATACCGGCGATCGGTATCAACGTTCCACTTTTAGCCGAGCATATGAAAAGTGCTAAAATATTTAGCGGATTATTGAGTTATTTTGATACCTTCTCTGGTGGTGCATTACAGCAATGTACTATTTTTGCTCTTGGTATTAGCCCCTATATTACTGCTTCTATCATGATGCAAATGCTTAGTATGACGGTTCCGTCTCTTGAGCTTCTCATGAAAGAAGGAGATTATGGGCGCAAAGTTATAAATCAATACACGCGATATTTAGCCTTACTGTTAAGTATTGGTTATGGTGTG harbors:
- the rpsH gene encoding 30S ribosomal protein S8 is translated as MSVDTIGDFLTIIRNGVLASKREVVAPYSNLKYEIAQILKAEGFVRDALVQEGDDSHKQIKLSLKYVDGESAIHEIKRISTPGRRNYKGVASVNPVIGGLGITILTTNRGVITNKKARQLSVGGEVLCTVW
- the rplF gene encoding 50S ribosomal protein L6, yielding MSKIGRKPIDIGGAQIEVKGNEVHYKGKKASGVYVIPSLLAIELNGKELSLVPQQQTSDTNRVWGLHRALLANKITGADVGFEKQVRIVGLGYKALLTGTNIQFALGFSHKIDFPLPQNITVEIDKSGQLMTFRSSDKDLLGQVCSDVRSLRPPEPYKGTGIQYVGEVIRRKAGKAKS
- a CDS encoding 50S ribosomal protein L18; the protein is MAARTQRRAQRVRQRLKNGESPRVSVFRSLTNIYAQIIDDKQHKTLVSCSSLELKDLTGDKQAVARAVGLELAQRALKNGVTTVVFDRGPFLYHGRVKALAEGLREGGLHI
- the rpsE gene encoding 30S ribosomal protein S5 — its product is MAETKEFVDKVVSVNRVTKVTKGGKRFSFSAFVVSGDQHGRVGIGLGKSREVSTAIAKATALARKKMITIALRGTTIPYNVAGKHGSTRVVINSAYKGTGLIAGGAMRALLEAVGVKDVLAKCIGTSRCGQNVVKATLNALSKCRSAERIAQLRGKTIEQVVKGDDYVNAE
- the rplO gene encoding 50S ribosomal protein L15, which gives rise to MIMSMLSNLVSIVKKRKTIGRGGSRGGTSGKGNKGQKARSGAHIGVLFEGGQMPLTRRLPKRGFTNAPFKITYEIVNLVQLNTIFDNGAIVTKEALIEKGVIKAGKKALVKVLGNGALDKNLIVHAHAFSKTAAQTISDKGGEVHVIKEK